DNA from Chitinophaga pendula:
GGGAATACTTCGTTCTTGCCCCTAACGTAAGTTTTGCCATGTTTGGTGAAGGCGGCGGCGGCTCTGCCAGGTTGTACCTGGTCTTGTCTGACGATATCGAAGAAGCGATCATGTTCCATGGCCAGTTCGACGCGGCGTTCGTGCCAGATGGACTCGCGGGTAACGCTGCTTACTGGGAGGAGGCCGGCGCGTACACGGAGGTCGCTGATATCGGATACGGCGGCGCCGCTGTTGCCTAATGCGAGGGCTGCTTCTGCGTGTATGAGTAATATTTCTCCGTATCTCAGTATGCGTAAGTTTTTGGGCAGGCGGTCACGTTTGCCACAGTTCTTTTCGCGGATCTGGCTGTGATAGGATTTATAGTTGTAGCGGTCATTTTCTACGGAGTCGCGGGAAGGTATGCGGAATCCGTCCCAGAGGAAGGTGCCTTTGGCGCCGATGAAGATCACGGTGGCGTTCATACGTTTGTCTCCTGCTTCATATTCATCGACCAGTGACTGCGACGGGGTGCTGAAGCCCCATCCGAGGTCGGCCCATCCGAACTTGCCACCAGCGCGTGGCGCCTGGCATTCGGCGTAGTTGGGGATCGCCGCTTCGCAGAGGGAGTTGATGCCGGTCTCTACTTCGAAGATGGATTCCCGGCCATTGGCGCCGGTTTCTCTCCATATATCCACATAGTTGGGCAGCAGGCCGTAGTCGCCTACTTTCTGTGTAACGATGCTATCGGAGAGGCTGAATGCCCGTTGCCAGTTCTGGAGGTAGAGTGATACTTTGGCCAGCATGCCTGCGGCGGCGCCCTTGCTGGCTCTGCCGACATTCGCACCTGTACCTCCTTTTATGGGCAGGTTGGCCAATGCGAACTCCAGATCGGATTGGATGAGTGCGTAGACCTGTTCTTTGGTGGCTTTGGTCTGGTATTTTTCTGTCAGTGATTCCTGCGGGGTCAATACTTTATCTACCAGGGGTACGCCACCGAAGAAACGTACGAGGTTGAAGTAGCAGTATGCGCGGAGGAACCTGGCTTCGCCGATGAGGCGATTTTTCTTTGCATCATCGAGCGGGCTGGTGGCTAAGGCTGCCAGTGCCTGGTTAGTACGGGTAATGGCGATATAATATCCTTTCCAGATCTCATTGAGCTGGGAGAGGTTGCTATTCATGGAGAGGTCGTCGAGGGTGCCCAATGTGAACCTGCCATCGTCGGGGTTGCTGCCTTTGTCGGCGTCATCGGAGGCGATGTTGGTCATACCGATATAGCTGAACCCATGTACGTTACTTTCCCACAAGGTGTTGTAGGCTCCCAGTACCAGTTTATCTGCTGCTTCGGGATCTTTACCTGCGGCCTCCTGGTCTATCTGTCCTTGTGGAGGTACATCGAGATATTTATTACAAGCGGAGAATGTGCCCACCAGCATCAAGGTCATGCAACCCCGCAGCATTATTTTTTTATTGAAAAAGCTATTCATGGCTCTTTATTTAGAA
Protein-coding regions in this window:
- a CDS encoding RagB/SusD family nutrient uptake outer membrane protein, which produces MNSFFNKKIMLRGCMTLMLVGTFSACNKYLDVPPQGQIDQEAAGKDPEAADKLVLGAYNTLWESNVHGFSYIGMTNIASDDADKGSNPDDGRFTLGTLDDLSMNSNLSQLNEIWKGYYIAITRTNQALAALATSPLDDAKKNRLIGEARFLRAYCYFNLVRFFGGVPLVDKVLTPQESLTEKYQTKATKEQVYALIQSDLEFALANLPIKGGTGANVGRASKGAAAGMLAKVSLYLQNWQRAFSLSDSIVTQKVGDYGLLPNYVDIWRETGANGRESIFEVETGINSLCEAAIPNYAECQAPRAGGKFGWADLGWGFSTPSQSLVDEYEAGDKRMNATVIFIGAKGTFLWDGFRIPSRDSVENDRYNYKSYHSQIREKNCGKRDRLPKNLRILRYGEILLIHAEAALALGNSGAAVSDISDLRVRAGLLPVSSVTRESIWHERRVELAMEHDRFFDIVRQDQVQPGRAAAAFTKHGKTYVRGKNEVFPIPQQQIDFSQGKLVQNNGY